The genomic interval GCCGGGCAGGCCGCCCACCTCGGCGAGGACCACGCCCTCGCCGCCGTCTACGACCTGTCGATGCTCGACTTCTTCTACGCGAGCATCTCGGGTCTGGTGCACGCCTTCGCCCTGGCGCGGGAGGACAAGGTGGCCGCGACGGCCCTGGCTCCGTATCTGAACACCATCACCTCAATCCTGCCGCCCATCGCGGCCGGTATGGCGACCGCGATCGCCAAGGGGCACGGCGCGGACGACTGGGCGAGCACGATCGAGGCACTCAAGGGCTGATCCCGCGCCCGGATCCACAGGCAAAAGAAATACCCCGGGGAATTGACACCCGGGGTTTTTCCCTGCGTATATTGAGCGTTTCTGCGACCAGGCGTAAATTGGGTTACAGAGGTGCCGTGTGAACACAGCGTAGCTTGTTGGGAGCTGAATTGTCAACCGAGGAATTTCAGAAAGAGCAGGAATTCATCACCGGTCTCTACGCGCGCCTCGATGACCTGCGAGAAGAGGCCGAGGCCACCGCACAGGCGGCGTTGACGCAGGTGAGGACGGGCCACCAGGCGAAGCTGGAGCGCGACGTGATGGTGGCCGAGCAGTCCGGACTGCTCGCCGCATTCAATGCGGGAGAGAACGGGCTGTGCTTCGGCCGGCTCGACTACCAGGACGGCCGCAAGTACCACATGGGCCGTATCGGAATCCGGCAGAACGACCCGGACCGTACGCCTCTCGTCGTCGACTGGCGGGCCGAGATCGCACGCCCCTTCTATCTCGCGACCGGTTATTCCCCGATGGGACTGCGCCGCAGGCGGCACATCTCCACGGAGGGCCGCGCGGTCACCGCGCTGCACGACGAAATCCTCGACCTCACCGACACCACCCGCACCGGCCACGAGGGCTCCGCCGCCGACACCGTGCTGCTCGCCGCGCTGGACGCGGCGCGCTCCGGGCGGATGCACGACATCGTGCAGACCATCCAGGCCGAGCAGGACCGCATCATCCGCGCCCCGCACCACGGCGTCCTCGTCGTCGAAGGCGGTCCCGGCACCGGCAAGACCGTCGTCGCGCTGCACCGGGCGGCGTACCTGCTGTACGCGTACCGCGACCTGCTCGCCCGCCGCGGCGTGCTGATCGTCGGGCCCAATCCGGCCTTCCTCGCCTACATCGGCGAAGTGCTGCCCTCGCTCGGCGAGACCGGCGTACTGCTCGCGACCGTAGGCGAGCTCTTCCCCGGGGTCACCGCCACCGGCACCGACACGGCCGAAGCCGCCGAGGTCAAGGGGCGGGCCGCGATGGCGGACGCGCTCGCCCGCTTCGTACGGGACCGGCAGACCGTGCCTCATCCGGGCATCGAGATCGAGCACGACGACGGCACGCTCTGGCTGGACCGGGCGATGGCGGAGGACGCCCGGGCCGCAGCCCGCGAGACCCTGCTGCCGCACAACCTCGCCCGCCCCCACTTCGCCTTCCGGATCATCGACGCGCTCACCGAGCAGCTCGCCGACCGGATCGGCGCCGACCCGTACGGCGGTCCCAACTTCCTCGGACCCGACGACATCGCCCAGCTGGGCAAGGCCATCGCGCTCAGCAATGACGTGCACGCGGCCATCGACACGCTGTGGCCGCCGCTCACTCCGCAGCAGCTGGTCGCGGAGTTCCTCGCGGAACCGGTTCATCTCCCGGACGCCGACGCCGAGTTGATCCGGCGCAACGGCGGTCCGTGGACGCCCGCCGACGTACCGCTCCTCGACGAGGCCGCCGAACTGCTCGGCGAGGACGACTCCGCCGCGCGGGCCGCCGAGGAGGCCGAACGGCAGCAGCGCATCGCGTACGCCCAGGGCGTGCTGGATGTCGCGTACGCCTCCCGCACCTACGAGTTCGAGGACAAGGAGGACATCGACAAGGACGCCTCCGAGGTCCTGGGCGCGCACGACATCGTCGACGCCGAGCGGATGGCCGAGCGCCACGAAGAGGCCGACCACCGCAGCGCCGCCGAACGCGCCGCCGCCGACCGCACCTGGGCCTTCGGCCACATCGTCGTCGACGAGGCGCAGGAGCTGTCCGCGATGGCCTGGCGGCTGCTGATGCGGCGCTCCCCGACGCGCTCGATGACCCTGGTCGGCGACCCCGCCCAGACCGGGGACGCGGCGGGATGCGACTCGTGGCAGCAGATCCTCGGCCCGTACGTCGAAGACCGCTGGCACCACACCCGCCTCGGCGTCAACTACCGCACCCCCGCCGAGATCATGGAGGTAGCGGCCGGCGTACGGCGGACCGAAGACCCCTCCTTCGAGCCGCCGAGCTCCGTCCGCTCCACCGGTGAACGCCCCCACGCGCGCGCAACCGAGCCGGACGCCCTCGCCCGTACCGTCGCCGAAACGGTCGCGGACGAGACGCCGGAGGAGGGCCGGCTGGCCGTCGTCGCCCCGCGCGAGCTGCACGGGGCGCTGGCCGCCGCCCTCCCCGGCGCCGCGCACGGCACCGCCCCCGACCTCACCCTGCCGGTCGTGCTCCTCGACCCCCGTCAGGCGAAGGGCCTGGAGTTCGACACCGTGATCGTCGTCGAGCCCGGCCGGATCCTGGCCGGGTCACCGCGCGGTGCCAACGACCTGTACGTGGCCCTGACCCGGGCCACGCAGCACCTCGCCGTCGTTCATACGGGGGTCCTGCCGGAGTGTCTCCGGGGGAACCTCCGGGAGGGGTTCCGGCAGGACCTGGCGGAGGGGCTCACGCCGGCCTGAGCCATACCGTCGCCAGCGGCGGCAGCGTCAGCTGCACACTGGCCGGACGCCCGTGCGCCCCGGTCGACTCGGGCTTGAGCGGCTCCGGGTTGTGTACGTCGCTGCCGCCGTAGCGGGCCGCGTCCGTGTTCAGGATCTCCGTCCAGGCCGGGATGTCGTCCATGACGCCCAGCCGGTAGTCGTGCCGTACGACCGGCGAGAAGTTGGACACGGCCAGCAGCGGTGAGCCCTGCGCGTCGAAGCGCATGAACGAGAAGACGTTGTCCTCGGCGGCGCCGCCGTCCACCCACGCGAAGCCTTCCGGGACGGTGTCCCGCTCCCACAGCGCGGGTGTGGCGGCGTACACCTGGTTCAGGTCGCGGACCAGGTCGCGCACGCCCCGGTGGTCGCCCGCCGAGTGGTACGTGTCGTCCAGCAGCCA from Streptomyces spiramyceticus carries:
- a CDS encoding HelD family protein; this encodes MSTEEFQKEQEFITGLYARLDDLREEAEATAQAALTQVRTGHQAKLERDVMVAEQSGLLAAFNAGENGLCFGRLDYQDGRKYHMGRIGIRQNDPDRTPLVVDWRAEIARPFYLATGYSPMGLRRRRHISTEGRAVTALHDEILDLTDTTRTGHEGSAADTVLLAALDAARSGRMHDIVQTIQAEQDRIIRAPHHGVLVVEGGPGTGKTVVALHRAAYLLYAYRDLLARRGVLIVGPNPAFLAYIGEVLPSLGETGVLLATVGELFPGVTATGTDTAEAAEVKGRAAMADALARFVRDRQTVPHPGIEIEHDDGTLWLDRAMAEDARAAARETLLPHNLARPHFAFRIIDALTEQLADRIGADPYGGPNFLGPDDIAQLGKAIALSNDVHAAIDTLWPPLTPQQLVAEFLAEPVHLPDADAELIRRNGGPWTPADVPLLDEAAELLGEDDSAARAAEEAERQQRIAYAQGVLDVAYASRTYEFEDKEDIDKDASEVLGAHDIVDAERMAERHEEADHRSAAERAAADRTWAFGHIVVDEAQELSAMAWRLLMRRSPTRSMTLVGDPAQTGDAAGCDSWQQILGPYVEDRWHHTRLGVNYRTPAEIMEVAAGVRRTEDPSFEPPSSVRSTGERPHARATEPDALARTVAETVADETPEEGRLAVVAPRELHGALAAALPGAAHGTAPDLTLPVVLLDPRQAKGLEFDTVIVVEPGRILAGSPRGANDLYVALTRATQHLAVVHTGVLPECLRGNLREGFRQDLAEGLTPA